One stretch of Streptomyces hygroscopicus DNA includes these proteins:
- a CDS encoding diaminohydroxyphosphoribosylaminopyrimidine reductase, whose protein sequence is MRRLFPVPARTSADSSAETTAGEREAGARAAGARAAGARAAGERAAEDREWGLDELADAYAYPEPPHGPSGAFLRANMVSSLDGAAHHDGRSKPLSSDADMRIFGVLRGLADAVVVGAETVRLEGYRPARARKAFAERRAALGQAPAPAIAVVSASLDLDFSMPLFTEPPAPTIVITGAAAAAERIERARAAGAEVVFAGAGPSGRVDAAAVVTALAELGHTRLLTEGGPTLLAQFAAAGVLDELCLAVAPLVTAGDAKRIMDGAELGEPEQFTLDSVLEEAGFLFTRYRRIYQ, encoded by the coding sequence ATGCGACGCCTGTTCCCCGTGCCTGCCCGAACGTCTGCCGACAGCTCCGCCGAAACGACCGCCGGAGAGCGTGAAGCCGGAGCGCGCGCGGCCGGAGCGCGCGCGGCCGGAGCGCGCGCGGCCGGAGAGCGCGCGGCCGAAGACCGTGAATGGGGTCTCGACGAACTGGCCGACGCCTATGCGTATCCGGAGCCGCCGCACGGCCCCTCGGGCGCCTTCCTGCGGGCCAACATGGTGTCCTCGCTGGACGGGGCGGCCCATCACGACGGCCGGTCCAAGCCCCTGTCCTCCGACGCCGATATGCGGATCTTCGGGGTGCTGCGCGGCCTCGCCGACGCCGTGGTGGTGGGCGCGGAGACCGTGCGCCTCGAGGGCTACCGCCCGGCACGCGCCCGTAAGGCGTTCGCCGAGCGGCGGGCGGCGCTCGGGCAGGCGCCCGCGCCCGCGATCGCCGTCGTGAGTGCGAGCCTGGACCTGGACTTCTCGATGCCGCTGTTCACCGAGCCGCCGGCCCCGACGATCGTGATCACGGGCGCGGCGGCCGCGGCGGAGCGGATCGAGCGGGCCCGTGCCGCGGGGGCCGAGGTGGTCTTCGCCGGGGCGGGGCCGTCCGGACGGGTCGACGCGGCGGCGGTCGTGACCGCGCTCGCGGAGCTCGGCCACACGCGGCTGCTGACCGAGGGCGGCCCCACGCTGCTGGCGCAGTTCGCGGCGGCCGGGGTGCTGGACGAGCTGTGTCTGGCGGTGGCACCCCTGGTCACCGCGGGCGACGCGAAGCGGATCATGGACGGAGCCGAACTGGGGGAACCGGAACAGTTCACTCTCGATTCCGTCCTGGAGGAAGCCGGGTTTCTATTCACCCGCTACCGTCGGATTTACCAATAA
- a CDS encoding N-acetyltransferase GCN5, translating to MTDLVIRPLTEDDAHLFHTLRVPALVGRGCLGHTYATIGQGGEYRPEWTWVALREERVVARAAWWAGPEDTAPIALDWFDFADGEADAAAELLRTAPLRTEYSLLAPPGWRDQPEVRAAGQARIDAAVLGGLEPLVERYRYEWTPECGLPERPGRLEFRPEPDDAAVEDALRRIMPDTLDAHDRRAIARGGVDAAVRELMDILAWFPSPREWWRLAWTPEGELVGIQVPARNPGGPCVGYIGVVAEQRGHGYAYDLLVECTHDLVEQGATKIAAATDQPNLPMAAHFARAGYPVTQERIDLI from the coding sequence ATGACCGATCTGGTCATCCGTCCCCTCACCGAGGACGACGCCCATCTGTTCCACACCCTGCGGGTCCCCGCGCTCGTCGGCCGGGGCTGCCTCGGCCACACCTACGCCACCATCGGCCAGGGCGGCGAATACCGCCCCGAATGGACCTGGGTGGCGCTGCGCGAGGAGCGGGTCGTGGCCCGCGCCGCGTGGTGGGCCGGGCCCGAGGACACCGCGCCCATCGCCCTGGACTGGTTCGACTTCGCCGACGGTGAGGCCGACGCCGCCGCCGAACTGCTGCGCACCGCACCGCTGCGCACCGAGTACAGCCTGCTGGCTCCGCCCGGCTGGCGGGATCAGCCCGAGGTGCGGGCCGCCGGGCAGGCCCGTATCGACGCCGCCGTGTTGGGCGGGCTCGAGCCCCTGGTCGAGCGCTACCGCTATGAGTGGACGCCGGAGTGCGGGCTGCCCGAGCGCCCGGGGCGGCTGGAGTTCCGGCCGGAGCCCGATGACGCGGCGGTCGAGGACGCGCTGCGCCGCATCATGCCGGACACGCTCGACGCGCACGACCGGCGCGCCATCGCCCGGGGAGGTGTCGATGCCGCGGTGCGGGAACTCATGGACATCCTCGCCTGGTTCCCGTCACCGCGCGAGTGGTGGCGGCTGGCCTGGACGCCCGAGGGCGAGCTGGTCGGCATCCAGGTGCCCGCGCGCAATCCGGGCGGCCCCTGCGTGGGCTACATAGGGGTCGTCGCCGAGCAGCGCGGCCACGGCTACGCGTACGACCTGCTCGTGGAGTGCACCCACGATCTGGTGGAGCAGGGCGCCACCAAGATCGCGGCGGCGACGGACCAGCCCAACCTCCCCATGGCCGCCCACTTCGCCAGGGCGGGGTATCCCGTCACGCAGGAGCGCATCGACCTCATCTGA
- a CDS encoding malto-oligosyltrehalose trehalohydrolase: MLFEVWAPHAGRVGLHVDGHDRPMEPDPGREGWWRAEAEAGHGTRYGFALDGGPPLPDPRSRRQPDGPEGLSAVVDHSRFRWEREWFGRPLPGAVLYELHIGTFTHEGTFDAAAEQLPHLAELGITHVELMPVCPFPGTHGWGYDGVAPWAVHEPYGGPEGLARFVDAAHGHGLGVVLDVVHNHLGPSGNHLPAFGPYFTETHHTPWGAAVNLDAPGSDEVRAYFTGSALAWLRDFRLDGLRLDAVHALRDNRARHFLTELSAAVDALAARTGRPLFLIGESDLNDPRTTTPREAGGHGLHAQWNDDFHHALHTFLTGERQGYYADFAAEGPGALVKTLMGGFFHDGTHSTFRGRRHGTPLTPHTTPAHRLLGYAQTHDQVGNRAVGDRLAARLSPGLLACAAAVVLCAPFTPMLFMGEEWGARTPWQYFTDHQDPELAEAVRSGRRREFAAHGWAEGDIPDPQDPATRLRSCLDWREAEREPHRALLDWYRRLIALRRAEPALTDPTWAYTGLSTGSDGCFSFQRGPLRVLLNPGDRPVETWLGPRTGEVTEVVAAWRRIELPGPDGMLRLPPETAAVLRLGPRP; this comes from the coding sequence GTGCTGTTCGAGGTGTGGGCGCCGCACGCCGGGCGGGTCGGGCTCCATGTGGACGGGCATGACCGCCCCATGGAGCCCGACCCGGGCCGCGAGGGGTGGTGGCGGGCCGAGGCCGAGGCCGGGCACGGGACGCGGTACGGCTTCGCGCTGGACGGCGGCCCGCCGCTCCCCGATCCGCGCTCCCGCCGCCAGCCGGACGGCCCCGAGGGGCTGAGCGCGGTGGTCGACCACTCCCGCTTCCGCTGGGAGCGGGAGTGGTTCGGGCGGCCGCTGCCGGGCGCGGTCCTCTACGAGCTGCACATCGGCACCTTCACCCACGAGGGCACCTTCGACGCGGCGGCCGAACAGCTCCCGCACCTGGCCGAGTTGGGCATCACGCATGTGGAGCTGATGCCCGTCTGCCCGTTCCCCGGGACCCATGGCTGGGGGTACGACGGCGTGGCGCCCTGGGCGGTGCACGAGCCGTACGGCGGGCCGGAGGGGCTGGCGCGGTTCGTGGACGCCGCGCACGGGCACGGCCTCGGGGTGGTCCTCGACGTGGTCCACAACCATCTGGGCCCCTCCGGCAACCACCTCCCGGCCTTCGGCCCGTACTTCACCGAAACCCACCACACCCCCTGGGGCGCGGCGGTCAACCTCGACGCGCCCGGCTCCGACGAGGTGCGCGCGTACTTCACCGGCAGCGCGCTCGCCTGGCTGCGCGACTTCCGCCTGGACGGGCTGCGGCTGGACGCGGTGCACGCGCTGCGCGACAACCGGGCCCGGCACTTCCTGACCGAGCTGTCGGCCGCGGTGGACGCGCTGGCCGCCCGCACCGGCCGTCCGCTGTTCCTGATCGGCGAGTCGGATCTCAACGATCCGCGCACCACCACCCCGCGCGAGGCGGGCGGCCACGGGCTGCACGCGCAGTGGAACGACGACTTCCATCACGCCCTGCACACCTTTCTCACCGGTGAGCGGCAGGGCTACTACGCCGACTTCGCGGCCGAGGGGCCCGGGGCGCTGGTCAAGACGCTGATGGGCGGCTTCTTCCACGACGGCACCCATTCGACGTTCCGGGGCCGCCGCCACGGCACTCCACTGACCCCCCACACCACCCCCGCGCACCGGCTGCTCGGCTATGCCCAGACGCATGACCAGGTCGGCAACCGGGCGGTCGGCGACCGGCTCGCCGCGAGGCTCTCCCCCGGGCTACTGGCCTGCGCGGCGGCCGTGGTGCTGTGCGCGCCCTTCACCCCCATGCTCTTCATGGGCGAGGAGTGGGGCGCCCGCACGCCCTGGCAGTACTTCACCGACCACCAGGATCCGGAGCTGGCCGAGGCGGTGCGGTCCGGCCGCCGCCGGGAATTCGCCGCCCACGGCTGGGCGGAGGGGGACATCCCCGACCCCCAGGACCCGGCCACCCGGCTGCGGTCCTGCCTCGACTGGCGGGAGGCGGAGCGGGAGCCGCACCGGGCGCTGCTCGACTGGTACCGCCGACTGATCGCGCTGCGCCGCGCCGAACCGGCCCTGACCGACCCCACCTGGGCGTATACGGGTCTGTCCACCGGTTCGGACGGCTGCTTCAGCTTTCAGCGCGGCCCGCTGCGGGTCCTGCTCAACCCGGGCGACCGGCCGGTCGAGACCTGGCTGGGGCCCCGGACCGGCGAGGTCACCGAGGTGGTCGCCGCCTGGCGGCGGATCGAGCTCCCGGGCCCGGACGGCATGCTGAGGCTGCCGCCCGAGACCGCCGCCGTGCTGCGGCTCGGGCCGCGGCCCTGA
- a CDS encoding ABC transporter, whose product MTALLRYQAALLARSHRWLPPLLLYGAFLGIGVQSGQPILDSLGYAAAALLPIAAWLVRVCVTQEPAAARDCASAAVGPARVHLAAVLTALGAALLLGTPGTLLVAAVSDPHSADHQHEVPVPEATVAGLLAAVACALLGTAVGALCNRPLLRRPGWAIPVTMLAALLVSVAGASPANAAVSGLVDGSRSGTVTMPLLPLALTAAAAAGATALVCALSSRRS is encoded by the coding sequence ATGACCGCGTTGCTGCGCTATCAGGCGGCCCTGCTGGCACGCTCGCACCGCTGGCTGCCGCCGTTGCTGCTCTACGGCGCGTTCCTGGGGATCGGGGTGCAGTCCGGGCAGCCGATCCTCGACTCGCTCGGCTACGCCGCCGCCGCGCTGCTGCCCATCGCCGCCTGGCTGGTGCGGGTGTGCGTCACCCAGGAGCCCGCCGCGGCGCGCGACTGCGCCTCGGCGGCGGTCGGACCGGCCCGGGTGCATCTCGCCGCTGTGCTGACCGCGCTGGGCGCGGCGCTGCTGCTCGGCACCCCCGGGACGCTGCTCGTCGCGGCGGTCAGCGATCCGCACAGCGCGGACCACCAGCACGAGGTTCCCGTGCCGGAGGCGACCGTCGCCGGGCTGCTCGCCGCGGTCGCGTGCGCTCTGCTCGGCACGGCCGTCGGCGCGCTGTGCAACCGGCCGCTGCTGCGCCGCCCCGGCTGGGCGATCCCGGTCACCATGCTCGCCGCGCTGCTGGTGTCGGTGGCCGGTGCATCGCCCGCGAACGCCGCCGTGTCGGGGCTGGTCGACGGCTCGCGCAGCGGCACCGTGACGATGCCCCTGCTGCCCTTGGCCCTGACCGCCGCGGCCGCCGCCGGGGCGACCGCGCTGGTCTGCGCGCTCAGCTCCCGCCGGTCGTAG
- a CDS encoding ABC transporter translates to MRLRGVGRRYGLGGPWVLSGVDLDVRPGSLTRVEGRNGSGKSTLLRLLAGIDAPSTGRITGRPATAYVPERFPAELPFSALGYLTHLGRIHGLSRAAAVRGAGEWLERFGADGYAATPLAELSKGTSQKIAVAQALLAAPGLLVLDEAWTGLDQAARGVLDAAVAERVADGGAVVFVDHDPRRLAGAPDRVLRVAGTRLVPVDVDAHGAHGASGEAEHPGASGEAEHPGASGEAGHPHPAGSAPDQAAARSSAAHVDPAAAVRLLGRDPASRAARATSAEAPGGERAVPGRARPPVAHHLPAVGPRMRVEAEGAPGAGLPAALPGAVVHEYGPAAAHGSAAAGPAGRVVWLTAEVGAADSDALLRTLLAADPPWHIRAVTAIGDTQEPAEGPQEPAEASREPAEARHEHTEARHERTEGPQEPNKAPQESTEALYGPAEAPKEKA, encoded by the coding sequence ATGAGACTGCGAGGAGTCGGCCGCCGCTACGGCCTGGGCGGGCCCTGGGTGCTGAGCGGTGTCGATCTCGACGTACGGCCGGGTTCGCTGACCCGAGTCGAGGGGCGTAACGGCAGCGGCAAGTCCACGCTGCTGCGGCTGCTCGCCGGGATCGACGCCCCCAGCACGGGCCGGATCACCGGCCGCCCGGCCACCGCCTACGTGCCCGAGCGATTCCCCGCCGAGCTGCCGTTCTCCGCCCTGGGCTACCTCACCCACCTGGGCCGGATCCACGGGCTGTCCCGCGCCGCGGCGGTGCGCGGGGCGGGGGAGTGGCTGGAGCGGTTCGGGGCGGACGGCTACGCCGCCACCCCGCTCGCCGAGCTGTCCAAGGGCACCAGCCAGAAGATCGCCGTGGCACAGGCGCTGCTGGCCGCCCCCGGGCTGCTGGTCCTGGACGAGGCATGGACGGGCCTCGACCAGGCCGCGCGCGGGGTGCTGGATGCGGCGGTCGCCGAGCGGGTGGCCGACGGCGGCGCGGTCGTCTTCGTCGACCATGACCCACGCCGCCTCGCCGGGGCCCCGGACCGGGTCCTGCGCGTCGCCGGGACCCGGCTGGTGCCGGTGGACGTGGACGCGCACGGCGCGCACGGCGCGTCCGGGGAAGCCGAACATCCCGGCGCGTCCGGGGAAGCCGAACATCCCGGCGCGTCCGGGGAAGCCGGACATCCTCACCCGGCCGGAAGCGCCCCGGACCAGGCGGCGGCTCGATCCTCGGCGGCGCACGTCGATCCCGCCGCCGCCGTCCGGCTCCTGGGCAGGGACCCGGCTTCGCGCGCGGCCCGCGCGACGTCGGCGGAGGCGCCGGGCGGGGAGCGCGCGGTGCCGGGCAGAGCTCGGCCGCCGGTGGCGCATCACCTGCCCGCCGTCGGGCCACGGATGCGGGTGGAGGCCGAAGGAGCGCCGGGGGCCGGGCTGCCCGCCGCCTTGCCCGGCGCGGTGGTGCACGAGTACGGGCCCGCGGCGGCACACGGGAGCGCGGCCGCCGGTCCGGCCGGCCGCGTCGTGTGGCTGACGGCCGAGGTCGGGGCCGCCGACTCCGACGCCCTGCTCCGTACCCTCCTGGCCGCCGACCCGCCGTGGCACATCCGCGCGGTGACGGCCATCGGCGACACCCAGGAGCCCGCTGAAGGGCCTCAGGAACCCGCCGAGGCGTCTCGCGAGCCCGCCGAGGCGCGTCACGAGCACACTGAGGCGCGTCACGAGCGCACCGAAGGGCCTCAGGAACCCAACAAGGCGCCCCAGGAGTCCACCGAAGCGCTTTACGGGCCCGCCGAGGCGCCGAAGGAGAAGGCATGA
- a CDS encoding ATPase: MVPPPRFATVSFDNYITDPGQPSQAEAVEALRGFAGQLDGGADAKGGRRRRWFRRETRPAANGGPRGMYLDGGYGVGKTHLLASLWHATPAAPELKAFGTFVELTNLVGALGFQQTVKTLSGHRLLCIDEFELDDPGDTVLVSTLLGKLVEAGVALAATSNTLPGKLGEGRFAAADFLREIQGLSAHFRALRIDGEDYRHRGLPAAPAPHSDETVTRAARHIPGASLDDFPALLDHLSRVHPSRYGAMCDGVQAVCLTGVGPIPDQSTALRLVVLADRLYDREVPVLASGVPFDQLFSEEMLNGGYRKKYFRAISRLTALARDAKGLADASYGR, translated from the coding sequence ATGGTGCCGCCTCCCCGCTTCGCCACCGTGAGCTTCGACAACTACATCACCGACCCCGGCCAGCCCAGCCAGGCCGAGGCGGTCGAGGCACTGCGAGGCTTCGCCGGACAGCTCGACGGCGGGGCGGACGCGAAGGGCGGCCGCCGCAGGCGCTGGTTCCGCCGGGAGACCAGGCCCGCGGCGAACGGCGGCCCGCGCGGGATGTACCTCGACGGCGGCTACGGCGTCGGCAAGACCCATCTGCTGGCCTCCCTGTGGCACGCCACCCCGGCCGCCCCCGAGCTGAAGGCGTTCGGCACCTTCGTGGAGCTGACCAACCTGGTCGGCGCGCTCGGCTTCCAGCAGACCGTGAAAACCCTGAGCGGCCACCGGCTGCTGTGCATCGACGAGTTCGAGCTGGACGACCCGGGCGACACCGTCCTGGTCTCCACGCTGCTGGGCAAGCTGGTCGAGGCGGGCGTGGCGCTCGCCGCGACGTCCAACACGCTGCCCGGCAAGCTGGGCGAGGGCCGGTTCGCCGCGGCCGACTTCCTGCGCGAGATACAGGGGCTGTCCGCCCACTTCCGTGCGCTGCGCATCGACGGCGAGGACTACCGCCACCGCGGTCTGCCCGCGGCCCCGGCCCCGCACTCCGACGAGACGGTCACCCGGGCCGCGCGCCACATACCCGGCGCCTCCCTGGACGACTTCCCCGCCCTGCTGGACCATCTGTCCCGGGTGCATCCGAGCCGCTACGGCGCGATGTGCGACGGCGTCCAGGCCGTCTGCCTGACCGGGGTCGGCCCGATACCCGACCAGTCGACCGCGCTGCGGCTGGTGGTGCTGGCCGACCGGCTCTACGACCGCGAGGTGCCGGTGCTGGCCTCCGGGGTGCCGTTCGACCAGCTCTTCAGCGAGGAGATGCTGAACGGCGGCTACCGGAAGAAGTACTTCCGCGCGATATCCCGGCTCACGGCCCTCGCCCGGGACGCGAAGGGGCTGGCCGACGCGTCGTACGGCCGTTGA
- a CDS encoding chitin-binding protein, translating into MPRRLLALATSARPPGPSRARRSVLLVLLSVLPALGLVFFSSGGASAHGAPMAPGSRTYLCWKYSLSSTGEVKPTNPACKAAYDKSGATPFYNWFAVLRSDGAGRTKGFIPDGKLCSGAATVYDFSGFDVGSKDWPVTHLTAGKSMQFSYNAWAAHPGSFRSYVTKAPIDPTKPLTWNDLEDQPFNTVTDPPLSGQVGTVDGKYTWTANLPSGKSGRHIIYTVWTRSDSQETFYSCSDVVFDGGNGEVTVPGGSGGGSDPTDPPGNPPTASCSAAQKVTSTWNGGYQAEVTVTNSGATPISSWMVDWTVPSGQRIDSVWNGKLSATGSSASVTNADWNGSLAAGASTTFGYTAGGGSPDTAAAPICMVH; encoded by the coding sequence ATGCCTCGACGATTACTGGCTCTCGCCACTTCCGCACGCCCACCGGGCCCCTCCCGTGCGCGCAGGTCCGTACTTCTGGTCCTGCTCTCGGTCCTGCCCGCCCTGGGCCTCGTCTTCTTCTCCTCGGGCGGCGCTTCCGCGCACGGCGCGCCGATGGCGCCGGGCAGCCGTACCTATCTCTGCTGGAAGTACAGCCTGTCCTCGACCGGTGAGGTCAAGCCGACCAACCCGGCGTGCAAGGCCGCGTACGACAAGAGCGGTGCGACGCCCTTCTACAACTGGTTCGCGGTGCTGCGCTCGGACGGCGCGGGCCGCACCAAGGGGTTCATCCCGGACGGCAAGCTGTGCAGCGGCGCGGCCACCGTCTACGACTTCTCCGGCTTCGACGTGGGCAGCAAGGACTGGCCGGTGACCCATCTGACGGCCGGCAAGTCGATGCAGTTCTCGTACAACGCCTGGGCCGCGCACCCGGGGTCGTTCCGCAGCTATGTCACCAAGGCCCCGATCGACCCGACCAAGCCGCTCACCTGGAACGACCTGGAGGACCAGCCGTTCAACACGGTGACGGACCCGCCGCTGTCCGGTCAGGTCGGCACGGTCGACGGCAAGTACACCTGGACGGCCAATCTGCCCTCCGGCAAGAGCGGGCGCCACATCATCTACACCGTGTGGACGCGCTCGGACAGTCAGGAGACCTTCTACAGCTGCTCCGACGTGGTCTTCGACGGCGGCAACGGCGAGGTGACGGTCCCCGGCGGCAGCGGCGGGGGCAGCGACCCCACGGACCCGCCGGGCAACCCGCCGACGGCCTCCTGCTCCGCCGCCCAGAAGGTGACCAGCACCTGGAACGGCGGCTATCAGGCCGAGGTGACGGTCACCAACTCCGGTGCCACGCCCATCTCCTCGTGGATGGTCGACTGGACGGTGCCGTCCGGGCAGCGGATCGACAGCGTCTGGAACGGCAAGCTGTCCGCCACCGGTTCATCGGCATCGGTCACCAACGCCGACTGGAACGGTTCACTGGCCGCCGGGGCGTCGACGACCTTCGGCTATACGGCCGGCGGCGGCTCCCCGGACACGGCGGCCGCGCCGATCTGCATGGTGCACTAG
- a CDS encoding methionine sulfoxide reductase, with protein sequence MAYEIDKPEEQWRAELTPQEYHVLREAGTERAFTGEYTDSKTVGVYSCRACGAELFRSETKFESHCGWPSFYDPADSSAVELLEDRSHGMARTEVRCTRCGSHLGHVFAGEGYPTPTDQRYCINSISLRLTPEEG encoded by the coding sequence ATGGCGTACGAGATCGACAAGCCGGAGGAGCAGTGGCGCGCCGAGCTGACCCCGCAGGAGTACCACGTACTGCGGGAAGCCGGCACCGAGCGTGCCTTCACCGGTGAGTACACCGATTCCAAGACGGTCGGCGTCTACTCCTGCCGGGCGTGCGGGGCCGAGCTCTTCCGCTCGGAGACGAAGTTCGAGAGCCACTGCGGCTGGCCGTCGTTCTACGACCCGGCGGACAGCTCGGCCGTCGAGCTGCTGGAGGACCGCTCGCACGGCATGGCCCGCACCGAGGTGCGGTGCACCCGCTGCGGTTCGCACCTCGGCCATGTCTTCGCGGGCGAGGGCTACCCCACCCCGACCGACCAGCGCTACTGCATCAACTCCATCTCGCTGCGGCTGACCCCCGAGGAGGGCTGA
- a CDS encoding UDP-N-acetylmuramate--alanine ligase, with product MAPAGTASDALDRPHFIGIGGAGMSGVAKVLAMRGARVSGSDTKDSPIVGALRELGATVHIGHAAGNIAADATSVVVSSAIRADNLEMVTAHERGIPVVHRSDALAALMDGSRPIAVAGTHGKTTTTSMLAVSLRTLGLDPSYVIGGDLDAPGSSARHGDGEIFVAEADESDRSFHKYAPEVAIILNVELDHHANYASMDEIYASFETFVGRIRPGGALVISADQSGARELTARVTGGEEPPRVLTYGEDESADVRVLAIEPHGLTSEVTVRLAESLGGAEITFTVSVPGRHYALNAVAALTAGAALGVPARELAPALASYTGVKRRLQLKGTAAGVQVIDSYAHHPTEIAADLEAIRGGAGEGRVLVVFQPHLFSRTQELGTEMGEALALADASVVLDIYPAREDPVPGITSALVIDAAARHGADVTAEHDRNAVPELIAGMAKPGDLVLTMGAGDVTDLGPEILARLQSPEN from the coding sequence ATGGCACCGGCCGGCACCGCCTCCGACGCGCTGGATCGACCGCACTTCATCGGCATCGGCGGCGCCGGGATGTCGGGCGTGGCGAAGGTCCTCGCCATGCGTGGCGCACGGGTCTCGGGCAGCGACACCAAGGACTCGCCGATCGTCGGGGCGCTGCGCGAGCTCGGCGCGACGGTGCACATCGGCCACGCCGCCGGGAACATCGCCGCCGACGCCACCAGCGTCGTCGTCTCCAGCGCCATCCGCGCCGACAACCTCGAAATGGTCACGGCGCACGAGCGCGGCATCCCGGTGGTGCACCGCTCCGACGCGCTCGCCGCGCTGATGGACGGCTCCCGGCCGATCGCGGTCGCGGGCACCCACGGCAAGACGACCACGACCTCGATGCTGGCCGTATCGCTGCGCACCCTGGGCCTGGACCCGTCGTACGTCATCGGCGGCGATCTGGACGCCCCCGGCTCCAGCGCCCGCCACGGCGACGGCGAGATCTTCGTCGCCGAGGCCGACGAGAGCGACCGCAGCTTCCACAAGTACGCGCCCGAGGTGGCGATCATCCTCAATGTGGAGCTGGACCACCACGCCAACTACGCCTCGATGGACGAGATCTACGCGTCGTTCGAGACCTTCGTCGGCCGGATCCGGCCCGGTGGCGCGCTGGTGATCTCCGCCGACCAGTCCGGCGCCCGTGAGCTGACCGCCCGGGTCACCGGGGGCGAGGAGCCGCCGCGCGTGCTCACCTACGGCGAGGACGAGAGCGCCGACGTACGGGTCCTGGCCATCGAGCCGCACGGGCTGACCAGCGAGGTCACCGTCCGGCTCGCGGAATCCCTGGGCGGCGCGGAGATCACCTTCACCGTCTCCGTCCCCGGCCGTCACTACGCGCTCAACGCCGTCGCCGCCCTCACCGCGGGCGCCGCCCTCGGCGTCCCGGCCCGCGAGCTGGCCCCCGCCCTCGCCTCGTACACGGGCGTCAAGCGGCGGCTGCAGCTCAAGGGCACCGCGGCCGGGGTGCAGGTGATCGACTCCTATGCCCACCACCCCACCGAGATCGCCGCGGATCTCGAGGCGATCCGCGGCGGCGCCGGGGAGGGCCGGGTGCTGGTGGTCTTCCAGCCGCATCTGTTCAGCCGCACCCAGGAGCTGGGCACCGAGATGGGCGAGGCGCTCGCGCTCGCCGACGCCTCCGTGGTCCTCGACATCTACCCTGCCCGCGAGGACCCCGTCCCCGGCATCACCAGCGCCCTGGTCATCGACGCCGCGGCCCGCCACGGGGCGGATGTGACCGCCGAACACGACCGGAACGCGGTGCCCGAGCTGATCGCCGGAATGGCCAAGCCCGGTGACCTTGTTCTCACCATGGGCGCGGGCGATGTGACCGATCTCGGTCCGGAGATTCTCGCCCGTCTGCAGAGCCCGGAGAACTGA